A region from the Nostoc sp. HK-01 genome encodes:
- a CDS encoding putative transcriptional regulators, CopG/Arc/MetJ family protein, with translation MQIFLPPEVEALLQRQLKSGKYHNAVDVILAGIKLLEQQEEDIYQGRLGELQMEARIGLEASQEGKVVDGSTAMAQIRANLRSRYGVSDEV, from the coding sequence ATGCAAATCTTTTTGCCCCCAGAGGTAGAAGCCCTGCTACAACGTCAACTAAAGAGCGGTAAATATCATAATGCCGTTGACGTTATTCTTGCAGGAATAAAACTACTAGAACAGCAAGAAGAAGACATATATCAAGGACGACTGGGAGAGCTTCAGATGGAAGCACGCATTGGATTGGAAGCGTCTCAAGAGGGTAAAGTAGTTGATGGCTCAACTGCAATGGCTCAAATCCGTGCCAATTTGCGATCGCGCTACGGTGTCTCAGACGAAGTATGA
- a CDS encoding radical SAM domain-containing protein, with protein sequence MIENRILYVRLPCNPIFPIGVVYLCDHVHKLFPNIEQRIFDLGTVPPLDYAAALDSCIDEFKPTLLVFSWRDIQIYAPVGGRGGNPLQNAFEFYYAKNPLIKLRGALGGLRIFIAYYVELWRNLGLIKRGLKRAQRYHTDARAVVGGGAVSVFYEQLGKSLPSGTVISVGEGETLLEKLLSGREISDERCYVVGESKPRQRLIHEQPTPLEKTACNYDYIESVWPEFNYYLQDQDFYIGVQTKRGCPHNCCYCVYTVVEGKQVRINPAEEVVAEIRQLYNRGVRNFWFTDAQFIPARKFINDAIELLQAIIDSGMTDIHWAAYIRADNLTPELCDLMAKTGMNYFEIGITSGSQELVRKMRMGYNLRTVLQNCRDLKAAGFNDLVSVNYSFNVIDERPETIRQTIAYHRELEKIFGADKVEPAIFFIGLQPHTHLEEYAFQEGILKPGYNPMSLMPWTAKKLLWNPEPLGSFFGEVCLQAWRQNPNDFGREVMKILEERLGCADLEAALSAPIDRKEKQLTGVS encoded by the coding sequence ATGATCGAAAATCGCATTCTCTACGTTCGCCTTCCTTGTAACCCCATCTTTCCCATTGGGGTAGTTTATCTTTGTGATCATGTCCACAAGCTATTCCCGAATATCGAACAGCGGATTTTCGATTTGGGAACAGTCCCACCTTTAGACTATGCTGCGGCTTTAGATAGCTGTATCGATGAATTTAAACCCACACTACTAGTATTCTCTTGGCGGGATATTCAGATTTATGCGCCAGTCGGTGGACGTGGCGGAAACCCACTGCAAAACGCCTTTGAATTTTATTACGCCAAAAATCCGCTGATTAAACTACGTGGTGCATTGGGTGGTTTACGCATCTTCATTGCCTACTATGTAGAATTGTGGCGTAATTTGGGATTAATCAAACGCGGTTTAAAACGCGCCCAAAGATACCACACTGATGCGCGTGCAGTTGTTGGGGGTGGTGCAGTTAGCGTATTTTACGAACAGTTGGGTAAAAGCTTACCTTCAGGAACAGTTATTTCTGTAGGTGAAGGCGAAACTCTACTAGAAAAACTACTAAGTGGAAGAGAAATTAGTGATGAACGCTGCTATGTGGTGGGAGAAAGTAAACCACGCCAACGCCTGATTCATGAACAACCTACCCCACTAGAAAAAACTGCTTGTAACTACGACTATATTGAGAGTGTCTGGCCAGAGTTTAACTATTATCTGCAAGACCAAGACTTTTATATAGGCGTACAAACCAAGCGTGGTTGCCCCCATAATTGCTGCTACTGTGTTTACACCGTTGTTGAAGGTAAACAAGTACGGATAAATCCCGCCGAGGAAGTTGTAGCGGAAATCCGGCAATTATATAATCGCGGCGTGCGGAACTTTTGGTTTACCGATGCTCAATTTATTCCAGCCCGGAAATTTATTAATGATGCCATAGAACTATTACAGGCGATCATTGATTCTGGAATGACAGATATTCATTGGGCAGCATACATCAGAGCCGACAACTTAACACCCGAATTATGCGACTTGATGGCAAAAACCGGGATGAACTATTTTGAAATCGGCATTACCAGTGGTTCTCAAGAACTTGTACGCAAAATGCGGATGGGGTATAACTTGCGGACAGTTTTGCAAAACTGTCGTGATTTGAAAGCAGCCGGGTTTAATGATTTAGTTTCTGTCAATTACTCCTTTAATGTCATTGACGAACGTCCAGAAACTATTCGCCAAACCATCGCCTATCACCGCGAACTAGAAAAAATATTTGGTGCGGATAAAGTCGAACCCGCTATCTTCTTTATTGGACTGCAACCCCATACCCATTTAGAAGAATATGCCTTTCAAGAAGGTATTCTCAAACCAGGGTACAATCCTATGAGCTTGATGCCGTGGACAGCTAAAAAACTGCTGTGGAACCCCGAACCTCTGGGTTCTTTCTTTGGCGAAGTCTGCTTACAAGCTTGGCGACAAAATCCCAATGACTTCGGAAGAGAAGTTATGAAGATTTTAGAAGAAAGGTTAGGTTGTGCCGATTTAGAAGCTGCACTCTCCGCACCAATCGATCGCAAGGAAAAACAATTAACAGGCGTATCATAG
- a CDS encoding putative sensor protein, with product MLEGSILQQLETAHRHSTRPIRFGVYYKNTLVALCHALEDHILSDQGQPLVITAFQRGKWYLQEAARYADIAKCSREIAIMASPDGGFAEHPTSQLPNVDLVALDSSDPVAQEWHLIILSPEYTAMVLCQELSEADYGVGGLPDSDLERKFYGLWTFEPELVKETSQLAIAHIQQYNPELAAKLTDHQQSIQSRLAAPEDLSTVVSRVVDYLQTGQENLSIPTALRQQALDRNLVSNEIQAFLRMAQLIDFADIKNPMAAAEVVALSEAMAQLVELPAWQIKRLRLAALLHRIDPLQKAESVLTPGTSARYTEQAPSCPLTCPLVPGAQVLRTMPRLRAVAQLITHQTEWWDGTGEPAGLAGDEIPLESRILALVAEFQWRVNQIKSSNQSREEIFAQALEQCRQQQSTRFDPKLIDALTLLVMGLQQGLDLPVMTTKASNGMWLLDTRWDSHSKSSEEIGSYPK from the coding sequence ATGTTAGAAGGTTCAATTTTACAACAGCTGGAAACAGCCCATCGTCATAGCACCAGACCAATTCGGTTTGGGGTGTATTATAAAAACACTTTAGTTGCTTTGTGTCATGCTCTAGAAGACCACATTTTGTCCGATCAAGGCCAGCCTCTTGTAATTACAGCTTTCCAGCGGGGGAAATGGTATTTACAAGAAGCCGCAAGATATGCAGACATAGCTAAATGCAGCCGGGAAATTGCCATTATGGCATCACCAGATGGGGGCTTTGCGGAACATCCTACCAGCCAATTACCTAATGTAGATTTAGTAGCATTAGATTCATCTGACCCAGTGGCGCAGGAATGGCATTTAATTATTCTGTCGCCAGAATACACAGCAATGGTACTTTGTCAAGAACTATCAGAAGCTGATTATGGTGTAGGTGGGCTACCAGATTCCGATTTAGAACGGAAATTCTATGGTTTGTGGACATTTGAACCGGAGTTAGTTAAAGAAACATCCCAATTAGCGATCGCTCATATTCAACAATACAACCCAGAACTAGCGGCAAAACTCACAGATCATCAACAATCAATTCAGTCTCGTCTGGCTGCACCAGAAGACTTAAGTACAGTTGTCTCTCGTGTAGTCGATTACCTGCAAACAGGTCAAGAAAACTTATCTATTCCTACAGCACTGCGTCAACAAGCTTTAGACCGTAACTTGGTTTCTAACGAAATCCAAGCATTTTTGCGGATGGCGCAGTTGATAGATTTTGCCGATATCAAAAACCCAATGGCAGCTGCGGAAGTCGTCGCCCTTTCCGAAGCAATGGCACAGTTGGTAGAACTACCAGCTTGGCAAATAAAAAGATTGCGGCTGGCAGCTTTATTACACCGCATAGATCCGCTACAAAAAGCTGAAAGCGTTCTTACTCCGGGGACATCCGCCCGTTACACCGAACAAGCCCCTAGTTGTCCTTTAACTTGTCCTTTAGTACCAGGCGCACAGGTATTGCGAACTATGCCCAGGCTACGGGCAGTTGCTCAACTTATCACTCACCAAACCGAGTGGTGGGATGGGACAGGAGAACCAGCAGGTTTAGCTGGAGATGAAATTCCCTTAGAATCGAGAATCTTAGCCTTGGTTGCGGAGTTTCAATGGCGAGTCAATCAAATTAAATCATCTAATCAAAGTCGAGAAGAAATATTTGCTCAAGCTTTAGAACAATGCCGACAGCAACAATCAACCCGCTTTGACCCTAAACTAATAGATGCCTTAACTTTGTTAGTTATGGGTTTGCAACAAGGACTCGATTTGCCTGTGATGACAACCAAAGCCAGCAACGGTATGTGGTTACTAGATACTCGCTGGGATAGCCATAGCAAGAGTAGTGAGGAGATTGGTAGTTACCCCAAATGA
- a CDS encoding protein kinase: MTCCLNPACHNPPHSESTTYCANCRFPLVVLRNRYRPIQLLGNGGFGKTYLAEDLDKLNEYCVIKQFAPRVKGTAAINKATELFEQEARRLQQLGEHPQIPTLLAYFEEENNLYLVQQFINGQNLLAELKQQGTFNAEKIWEVLLDLLNILKTVHQHKVIHRDIKPENIIRRSTDNKLVLIDFGISKQLTMTVTTSPGTIIGSRGYAPLEQMQDGKAYPASDLYSVGATCFHLLSGIHPGRMSEQLGYGWVSAWRKHLQQPLSSELEKILDKLLQKDYQQRYQSAEEVLQDLSSRLPSLSTVQPTEAVDVTQPPSSLPVTLRNQPQPGISPAPVKPKVALQKASRQNTNWRTRFLVGAAITIVGTQIYGYFRYGLYPTNPIFSIESFPSSFFLERTLTGHSNPVDSVAFSPDGNTLASGSYDKTIKLWNLTTGEQIRTFSGHFHTVISVVFSPDGKTLASGSWDETIKLWNLATGEQIHTLKEHSDIVMSVAFSPDGNTLASGSSDTTIKLWNLATGEQIRTFSGHFNRVYSVAISPDGKTLASGSRYDGTIKLWNLATGKQIRTLKGHSDTIWSVAISPDGKTFASGSEDKTIKLWNLATGEEIRTLTGHSNYVYSVSFSPDGNILASGSRDNTIKLWNLATGEQIRTLKGHSDEVISVAISPDGKTLASGSRDNTIKIWRLK; this comes from the coding sequence ATGACTTGCTGCCTAAATCCAGCTTGCCACAATCCACCCCATTCTGAATCCACAACCTATTGCGCTAACTGCCGATTTCCTTTGGTAGTGCTTAGAAATCGCTATCGCCCAATTCAATTACTAGGAAATGGGGGATTCGGAAAAACCTATTTAGCAGAAGATTTAGACAAGCTGAATGAATATTGTGTGATCAAGCAATTTGCACCGCGAGTAAAGGGAACTGCGGCAATAAACAAAGCTACAGAACTATTTGAGCAAGAAGCAAGGCGACTGCAACAACTAGGAGAACATCCGCAGATTCCTACGCTGTTGGCGTACTTTGAAGAAGAAAATAATCTGTATTTAGTGCAGCAGTTTATCAACGGGCAGAATTTATTAGCTGAATTAAAACAACAGGGAACTTTCAACGCAGAAAAAATCTGGGAAGTTTTGCTTGATTTATTAAATATCCTGAAAACGGTTCATCAGCACAAAGTTATTCACCGCGATATCAAACCAGAAAATATCATTCGTCGCAGCACTGACAACAAGTTAGTGTTGATAGATTTTGGGATTTCCAAGCAACTTACCATGACAGTTACCACTAGCCCAGGAACAATAATTGGTTCCCGTGGTTATGCGCCATTAGAACAAATGCAGGATGGTAAAGCTTATCCAGCAAGTGATTTATATAGTGTTGGTGCAACTTGCTTTCACTTACTGAGTGGAATTCACCCTGGGAGAATGTCGGAACAACTAGGTTATGGGTGGGTTTCTGCTTGGCGGAAGCATTTGCAACAACCACTAAGCAGCGAATTAGAGAAGATTCTTGATAAGTTACTGCAAAAAGATTATCAGCAACGTTACCAATCTGCTGAAGAAGTTTTACAGGATTTGAGTTCACGTTTACCATCACTTTCAACAGTACAGCCAACTGAGGCAGTAGATGTAACTCAACCACCATCATCATTACCTGTAACATTACGCAATCAGCCTCAACCTGGAATATCGCCAGCACCAGTAAAGCCAAAAGTAGCGCTACAAAAGGCATCTAGACAAAATACTAATTGGAGAACAAGATTCCTGGTGGGTGCTGCTATTACAATAGTTGGAACTCAAATATATGGCTATTTTCGCTATGGCTTGTATCCAACTAATCCAATATTTTCAATTGAGAGCTTTCCTAGTAGTTTTTTTCTAGAAAGAACCCTCACAGGTCATTCTAACCCAGTTGATTCCGTCGCCTTCAGCCCAGATGGCAACACCCTTGCCAGTGGTAGTTATGACAAAACCATCAAACTGTGGAATCTGACAACAGGAGAGCAAATCCGCACCTTCAGTGGGCATTTTCACACGGTTATTTCCGTCGTCTTTAGCCCAGATGGCAAAACCCTTGCTAGTGGTAGTTGGGACGAAACGATCAAACTGTGGAATCTGGCAACCGGAGAGCAAATCCACACTCTCAAAGAGCATTCTGACATAGTTATGTCTGTCGCCTTCAGCCCAGATGGCAACACCCTTGCCAGTGGTAGTAGTGACACAACCATCAAACTGTGGAATTTGGCAACCGGAGAGCAAATCCGCACCTTTAGTGGGCATTTTAACAGGGTTTATTCCGTCGCCATCAGCCCAGATGGCAAAACCCTTGCTAGTGGTAGTCGGTACGACGGAACCATCAAACTGTGGAATCTGGCAACCGGAAAGCAAATCCGCACTCTCAAAGGGCATTCTGACACGATTTGGTCTGTCGCCATCAGCCCAGATGGCAAAACCTTTGCCAGTGGTAGTGAGGATAAAACTATCAAACTGTGGAATCTCGCAACTGGAGAAGAAATTCGCACTCTTACCGGGCATTCTAACTATGTTTATTCCGTCAGCTTCAGCCCAGATGGCAACATCCTTGCCAGTGGTAGTCGTGACAACACCATCAAACTGTGGAATCTGGCAACCGGAGAGCAAATCCGCACTCTCAAAGGGCATTCTGACGAGGTTATTTCCGTCGCCATCAGCCCAGATGGCAAAACCCTTGCCAGTGGTAGTCGTGACAACACCATCAAAATTTGGCGGCTAAAGTAG
- a CDS encoding plasmid stabilization system protein produces MTSQFRLTEPAIQDIEQIADYIAKKFGLTQSELFLSKLDAKFSKIAQFPKLGRQRDEILPGIRSLPINNYLILYMPIGKDVEIFRVISGYRDLSSLFHDDD; encoded by the coding sequence ATGACTTCACAATTTCGCCTCACTGAACCTGCGATTCAGGATATTGAGCAGATTGCAGATTATATTGCCAAAAAGTTTGGTTTAACTCAATCAGAGTTGTTCTTGAGTAAACTTGATGCTAAATTTAGCAAAATTGCTCAATTCCCAAAATTAGGACGACAGCGTGATGAAATTTTACCAGGTATCCGTAGTCTTCCTATAAATAATTATCTCATCCTTTATATGCCCATAGGAAAAGATGTCGAGATTTTCCGTGTGATTAGTGGTTATCGAGATTTATCATCACTATTTCACGATGATGATTAA
- a CDS encoding prevent-host-death family protein: MNWKLEEAQQKLPEVIDAIASEPQLIFKQDKLVAAIVEPKLFQSFLAWHQQQKVSSFADAFAELRQLCVEENYILETPARCSDRS, encoded by the coding sequence ATGAACTGGAAACTTGAAGAAGCACAACAAAAACTGCCTGAGGTAATTGATGCGATCGCGTCAGAACCTCAATTAATCTTCAAGCAGGACAAATTAGTTGCTGCAATTGTAGAACCTAAACTTTTTCAATCCTTCCTTGCTTGGCATCAGCAACAAAAAGTCTCTTCCTTCGCAGACGCTTTTGCAGAATTACGTCAACTCTGTGTGGAAGAAAATTATATTTTAGAGACACCTGCACGATGTAGCGATCGCTCTTGA
- a CDS encoding ABC transporter-related protein, whose amino-acid sequence MDNFTGQAQLRLEQVNLFSKLKSNHQGYPILQNISFQVVPGERIAIVGVTGAGKTSLIRLINRLNEPTSGKIYLENQEYHQIPAVQLRQMVTLVLQESKLLGMTVQQTLEYPLVLRGMPKQTIQQRISHWLEQLQIPDDWLGRTEVQLSAGQKQLIAIARALIIQPKILLLDEPTSALDAGKASHLMQIFIQLAKTQQTTILMVNHQLDLAQMFCTRLLHLHQGQLLADQPASEVNLASLQASLIQAETQAAEEWI is encoded by the coding sequence GTGGATAATTTTACTGGACAAGCCCAACTCAGGCTTGAGCAAGTTAATCTATTTAGCAAACTAAAAAGCAATCACCAAGGATACCCAATCTTACAGAATATTTCCTTTCAGGTAGTCCCTGGTGAAAGAATTGCTATTGTCGGCGTAACTGGTGCTGGCAAAACCTCATTAATACGCCTGATAAACCGCTTAAATGAACCTACGAGCGGCAAAATCTATCTGGAAAATCAAGAGTATCACCAAATTCCTGCTGTCCAACTGCGCCAAATGGTGACACTGGTGTTGCAAGAGTCAAAGCTACTAGGGATGACAGTCCAGCAGACCCTAGAATATCCTTTAGTTTTGCGTGGGATGCCCAAACAGACAATTCAGCAACGAATTAGTCATTGGCTGGAACAATTGCAAATTCCTGATGATTGGTTGGGAAGGACGGAGGTACAACTTTCGGCTGGACAAAAGCAATTAATTGCGATCGCTCGTGCTTTAATTATCCAACCTAAAATCCTACTATTAGACGAGCCAACATCCGCCTTGGATGCGGGTAAAGCCTCTCATCTGATGCAAATCTTCATTCAACTAGCCAAAACCCAACAAACTACAATTTTGATGGTCAATCACCAGTTAGACTTAGCCCAGATGTTTTGTACAAGGCTGCTACACCTGCACCAAGGACAGTTGTTAGCAGACCAACCCGCCTCAGAGGTCAACTTAGCAAGTTTACAAGCAAGTTTAATCCAAGCAGAAACCCAAGCCGCAGAAGAATGGATTTAA
- a CDS encoding pentapeptide repeat-containing protein, giving the protein MNIEAIKSGTLKQLPGVNLEDEELGQLDLSRINLAGATLIGTNFKGSKLEGGHLEGANLMGANLQETDLRANLMGANLMQADLTSADLRGSNLRGANLMGATLSDVSLAGAFLSGANLMNVNLQGVDLRSADLRGANLSGANLKGADLSRADLQGTLLSEANLEEADLRGANLAGSNLTGANLLCAELEGANLSGVKLDKACLVGTVIETRA; this is encoded by the coding sequence ATGAACATTGAAGCTATTAAATCAGGAACCCTTAAACAACTCCCAGGGGTTAACTTAGAAGATGAAGAACTTGGTCAACTTGATTTAAGCCGGATCAATCTTGCTGGTGCTACCCTTATTGGCACTAATTTTAAGGGTTCCAAACTTGAAGGTGGGCATTTAGAAGGAGCCAATCTAATGGGGGCGAACCTGCAAGAAACTGACTTGCGGGCGAACCTGATGGGAGCCAATTTGATGCAAGCCGACTTAACCAGTGCTGACTTGCGTGGTAGCAATTTACGCGGCGCTAACTTAATGGGCGCAACCCTGAGTGATGTATCTTTAGCGGGTGCTTTTTTGAGTGGTGCGAATCTAATGAATGTCAATTTACAAGGCGTTGACTTACGCAGTGCTGACTTACGTGGTGCTAACTTGAGTGGCGCGAATCTCAAAGGCGCAGACTTAAGCCGTGCTGATTTGCAAGGAACGCTGTTGAGTGAGGCGAATCTTGAAGAAGCTGACTTACGGGGGGCGAATTTGGCGGGGTCAAATTTGACAGGCGCTAACTTACTGTGTGCCGAGTTAGAAGGAGCAAATTTAAGCGGAGTTAAATTAGATAAAGCTTGTTTGGTGGGTACTGTAATTGAGACGCGGGCGTAA